The following are from one region of the Haloactinomyces albus genome:
- a CDS encoding CaiB/BaiF CoA transferase family protein — MPTPNSAAEQGSVAGRRSLEGLRVIDLTQALAGPFCTSLLADHGADVVKVEPPRGDMLRATGPYGDEDETRAYGGVFQSANRNKRSIVLDLKTAADRDVLLQLVDDADALVENFSAGVMERFGLSYEELSRRNPRLVYTSIRGFGDARGGRSPYGSWPAFDIIAQAMGGLMSITGPDENTPVRAGSGLGDTIPALFAAFGTMTALWEARQSAQGQYVDVAMVDSVLALSEVVVNTFAHTGEVPVPNGNQLAGFAPFDTVKAKDGVVTLGAPHNPQWTKLCGIMGRPELVEDPRFATDHARWENREAVYEVVEDWTRRHTVAELIDLLGGEVPLGPIHNAADIFADPHFAAREMLPRVEQPGTGRAVAVPGVAAKLSRTPGAVVRRAPLLGEHTEEILGEIGHDSRAPTAS; from the coding sequence ATGCCCACACCAAACTCCGCAGCCGAGCAGGGATCCGTGGCCGGGCGGCGCAGTCTCGAAGGATTGCGGGTCATCGACCTGACCCAGGCGCTGGCAGGCCCGTTCTGCACCTCCCTGCTGGCCGATCACGGCGCGGACGTCGTCAAGGTCGAACCGCCGCGCGGGGACATGCTCCGGGCCACCGGACCGTACGGCGACGAGGACGAGACCCGGGCCTACGGCGGTGTGTTCCAGTCGGCCAACCGCAACAAGCGCAGCATCGTGCTCGACCTGAAAACGGCCGCCGACCGCGACGTGCTGCTGCAGTTGGTCGACGACGCCGACGCGCTGGTGGAGAACTTCAGCGCCGGGGTCATGGAGCGGTTCGGCCTGAGCTACGAGGAGCTGTCCCGGCGCAATCCCCGGCTCGTCTACACCTCCATCCGCGGTTTCGGCGACGCGCGAGGCGGACGGAGCCCCTACGGCTCCTGGCCCGCCTTCGACATCATCGCTCAGGCCATGGGCGGGCTGATGAGCATCACCGGCCCGGACGAGAACACTCCGGTCCGCGCCGGTTCCGGGCTCGGTGACACCATCCCGGCCCTGTTCGCCGCCTTCGGCACCATGACGGCTCTCTGGGAAGCCCGGCAGTCCGCGCAGGGTCAGTACGTCGACGTGGCGATGGTGGACAGTGTCCTGGCGCTGTCGGAGGTCGTGGTCAACACCTTCGCCCACACCGGCGAGGTCCCGGTGCCCAACGGCAACCAGTTGGCGGGCTTCGCCCCGTTCGACACGGTCAAGGCCAAGGACGGTGTCGTGACCCTCGGCGCCCCGCACAATCCGCAGTGGACCAAGCTGTGCGGGATCATGGGAAGACCCGAACTGGTCGAGGATCCGCGATTCGCCACCGATCATGCTCGCTGGGAAAACCGCGAGGCCGTCTACGAGGTGGTCGAGGACTGGACCCGCAGGCACACCGTCGCCGAACTGATCGACCTCCTCGGCGGCGAGGTGCCCCTCGGACCCATCCACAATGCCGCCGACATCTTCGCGGACCCGCACTTCGCCGCCCGCGAGATGCTGCCGCGGGTCGAGCAGCCGGGCACCGGTCGTGCGGTCGCCGTCCCCGGAGTAGCGGCCAAACTCTCCCGCACGCCCGGCGCCGTCGTCCGGCGGGCGCCGCTACTCGGCGAGCACACCGAGGAGATCCTCGGCGAAATCGGGCACGACAGCCGCGCCCCGACCGCCTCGTGA